From Sphingobacterium bambusae:
ACTGCGCTTCTTCATCGGGTTTGGCAAGCGCTACTTGGGCAGTGATACGCTCGGTCAGTTGTCCGAAGTAAGCATCGGGCACCGAGAATGCTTGCGCTTCCGGAGGTACTTTTCCTTCTAGTCCTATCTGCGCCTTGATCGTGGATGTTAGCGTCTCAAAATAGTCCGTAGGTACTGAAAAAGGATTTACACGTAAAGATTCCGGTAGATTTGCGCCTTCCATTCCCTCATGATATGTGTTATTTTCCTTCATAGTCTATTTTTAGAGTAGCGAATGCGACAAAGGTTTAATCACTCGAAGAAAAAAAGTTCTCTATTTTTTTTACGGCCAAATGGTAGGATGCTTTTAGGGCACCAACACTTGTCCCGAGGATTTCGGAAATCTCGTCGTACTTCAGATCCTCAAAATACTTCATGTTAAATACCAACCGTTGTTTTTCCGGCAGCTTCAACAAGGCCTGCTGCAGTTTCATTTGCGCCTTGTCGCCGTTGAAATAACTCCCTTCCGCTAGGGTATCGGCTAAGTAAGCAGAACTGTCGTCATCTAACGACAGGTTCTGCTTCTGTTTTTTCTTGTTTAAAAAGGTGATACACTCGTTCGTCGCGATACGATATAGCCATGTGTATAGCTGTGCGTCTTCCCGGAATTTCTCTAGGTTGCGCCACACCTTAATAAATATATCCTGCACCACATCGTCTGCATCATCGTGGTCGATCACCATGCGGCGAACGTGCCAGTATATTTTTTGTTGGTATTTTTGAAGTAAATAGCCAAACGCCTCTTCGCGTGTGCGTTCATCAGCAAATTTTGATATGATTAAGGCGTCTTCCATTTATTCTTTAAACTATTATTTTCTAGCGATTACTTTACGCGCTGCAGCAACGATGGAACTAGCATTTAGGCCATACTTTTCCATAAGCTGAGCTGGTGTTCCCGATTCGCCGAAGCTATCGTTTACAGCCACAAACTCTTGCGGAGTCGGTTTTTTAGTCGCCAATAACTGTGCCACGCTATCACCCAAACCGCCTAGTCTATTGTGTTCTTCGGCAGTAACGACGCAGCCTGTTTTGGTAATTGATTTCAATACAGCCTCTTCGTCCAATGGTTTGATGGTATGGATATTGATAATTTCCGCATTGATACCTAGTTTTTCCAGCTCTTCGCCTGCTTGGATAGCTTCCCATACCAAGTGTCCCGTAGCAATGATGGTCACGTCGGTACCTTCGTTCAATAGCACAGCTTTACCGATTTCAAATGTTTGATCGGCTGGTGTAAAGTTAGGTACAACAGGGCGTCCGAATCGGAGGTAAACAGGACCTTCATATTTTGAAATAGCTATGGTTGCCGCTTTCGTTTGGTTGAAGTCGCAAGGGTTAATCACGGTCATGCCTGGAAGCATTTTCATGAGCCCGATATCTTCCAATATTTGGTGGGTAGCACCATCTTCACCTAGCGTAAGGCCGGCATGTGATGCACAGATTTTTACGTTTTTGTCAGAGTAGGCGATTGATTGACGAATCTGATCGTAAACGCGACCTGTAGAGAAGTTGGCAAAGGTACCCGTAAACGGAATTTTTCCACCAATAGTCAAACCAGCTGCAATGCCCATCATGTTCGCTTCAGCGATACCTATTTGGAAAAAGCGTTCTGGAAATTCCTTGATGAAATCATTCATTTTTAGCGAGCCAATAAGGTCGGCACACAGGGCAACCACATTTTCGTTTTGTTTTCCGGCTTCCAATAGTCCTGCGCCGAAACCTGAACGTGTATCTTTTGATTCAGTGTATGTGTATTTTTTCATTCTTGTAGCATTGATTAGTACGTCGTCATACAATAGGCATGTATGGAGATAACAAGGCCTACCAACGGGTACTAGGGTCTAATATCTGATTAATAATCTCCGATGGTTCTAGGCAATTGATTTAGCGCCAACTCCAACTGCTCGTCGTTAGGAGCCACACCGTGCCATTTATGCGATCCCATCATGTAATCGACACCGTTACCCATTTCGGTATGCAATAAAATAACAACCGGCTTTCCTTTTCCTGTGCGAGATTTAGCCTCTTCAAGTCCTTGGACGACCGATGCCATATCATTTCCTTTTTCTACGTCGAGTACATCCCAACCAAAGGCTTCCCATTTCGCACGTAGGTTACCCAGCGATAATACTTGCTCGGTGGAACCGTCGATCTGTGCACCGTTGTAATCTACGGCAGCAATCAGGTTGTCAATTTTGTTGTGCGGCGCATAGAGTGCAGCTTCCCAAACTTGGCCTTCCTGCAATTCACCATCGCCCATCAATACGTATACTAAGCTGTTATCCTTATTTAGTTTTTTTGCCTGAGCAGCACCAATGGAAACAGATAAGCCTTGTCCTAATGAACCAGAAGCGATACGGATACCTGGAAGATGTTCGTGGGTAGTCGGGTGTCCCTGTAGTCTAGAATCTATTTTTCTAAAGGTACTCAATTCGCTCGCTGGGAAGTAACCTGCACGCGCCAAGGTACTGTAGAAAACAGGTGAAATGTGACCGTTCGACAAGAAGAATAAATCTTCGTTTACACCATTCATGTTGAAGCTTGGATCATGTTTCATCGCATGGAAGTAAAGGGCTACGAAGTAATCTGTACAACCGAGCGAGCCTCCTGGGTGACCAGACTGACAAGCATGTACCATACGAACGATGTCGCGTCTTACCTGTGAAGCGATCTGTTCAAGTTTGTTGATATCTGCACTCATTTTTTAATATAATATTTCGATTATTTTAATCGTAAAGGTAATGATTTTTAGTGGTGTAGTGGGCAAAAAAAGCGTACTAAAATAGGAAAAACAGTGCTTTTTGTGTGCTTTTTGGCATGCATTGTAGGGGGGAGTTCAGTGGGTCATAGCAATTGAACATGAGGTAAAACGAATTAGTAGAACGCAAAAAAGGAAGACCATGTCTTCCTTTCCCTTATGAATAGCGTCAAAAATTACATCGCTTCGGCGACTACTTCTTCTACTTCGGGTACCATACGCTTCAATAAACCTTCAATTCCGGCTTTCAGCGTAATGGTTGACGATGGACATCCGCTGCATGATCCGCGTAACTCCACGGTAACAATGCCATTTTCGAAAGCTTTGTAGGCTATTGCTCCACCGTCTTGCTCCACGGCTGGGCGAACGTAATCGTGCAGCACCTGTTGGATTTTTACTTCCACTTCGGTACCTTCAAAATTGACATCCTCAGAGTGCTCTACAGGCTTTACCGATAGCTCTGATTCTACAGCTCCCTTAACGAAATCCTTTAATAGGGGCTCGATATCGGACCATTCTACACCTTCGGTCTTGGTGATCGTAACAAAGTTGCTTGCAAAGAATACACCCTCCACAAAGTTGAACTTGAACAGTTCTCTAGCGAAATCGGATTCCTGTGCTTTCTCTTTATTGGGGTAATCCAAACTTCCATTGATCAACAGCTTGTTGACCAAAAACTTCATAGTAGAAGGGTTGGGAGTGGATTCTGTATATACGTTGATCGTTGCCATGTTTTCTTATATAATGAACAAATATAAATCAAAAGTAGCTGTTGCTGGTCATCTTCACGTCAAAGCTTACAGGCTTACACCGGTGTAGTTGCTTGGCGATATGGCCTTTATTTCGTTTTTGA
This genomic window contains:
- a CDS encoding RNA polymerase sigma factor, with the protein product MEDALIISKFADERTREEAFGYLLQKYQQKIYWHVRRMVIDHDDADDVVQDIFIKVWRNLEKFREDAQLYTWLYRIATNECITFLNKKKQKQNLSLDDDSSAYLADTLAEGSYFNGDKAQMKLQQALLKLPEKQRLVFNMKYFEDLKYDEISEILGTSVGALKASYHLAVKKIENFFSSSD
- a CDS encoding transketolase family protein, which codes for MKKYTYTESKDTRSGFGAGLLEAGKQNENVVALCADLIGSLKMNDFIKEFPERFFQIGIAEANMMGIAAGLTIGGKIPFTGTFANFSTGRVYDQIRQSIAYSDKNVKICASHAGLTLGEDGATHQILEDIGLMKMLPGMTVINPCDFNQTKAATIAISKYEGPVYLRFGRPVVPNFTPADQTFEIGKAVLLNEGTDVTIIATGHLVWEAIQAGEELEKLGINAEIINIHTIKPLDEEAVLKSITKTGCVVTAEEHNRLGGLGDSVAQLLATKKPTPQEFVAVNDSFGESGTPAQLMEKYGLNASSIVAAARKVIARK
- a CDS encoding transketolase — translated: MSADINKLEQIASQVRRDIVRMVHACQSGHPGGSLGCTDYFVALYFHAMKHDPSFNMNGVNEDLFFLSNGHISPVFYSTLARAGYFPASELSTFRKIDSRLQGHPTTHEHLPGIRIASGSLGQGLSVSIGAAQAKKLNKDNSLVYVLMGDGELQEGQVWEAALYAPHNKIDNLIAAVDYNGAQIDGSTEQVLSLGNLRAKWEAFGWDVLDVEKGNDMASVVQGLEEAKSRTGKGKPVVILLHTEMGNGVDYMMGSHKWHGVAPNDEQLELALNQLPRTIGDY
- a CDS encoding NifU family protein — encoded protein: MATINVYTESTPNPSTMKFLVNKLLINGSLDYPNKEKAQESDFARELFKFNFVEGVFFASNFVTITKTEGVEWSDIEPLLKDFVKGAVESELSVKPVEHSEDVNFEGTEVEVKIQQVLHDYVRPAVEQDGGAIAYKAFENGIVTVELRGSCSGCPSSTITLKAGIEGLLKRMVPEVEEVVAEAM